The uncultured Subdoligranulum sp. genomic sequence GCCCCAGATGGGCATTGCCGGGGCCGCCGTGGCCACCGTCACCGGCCAGGTGGTGGCCGCCCTCATCGTGGCCCGCAAGGGCCTGCGCCCGGTGCCTGCCCTGGCGGTGTTCCCCGCCCAGATCGCCCGCATCTTCCGGCTGGGTCTGCCCAACATCCTCATGCAGTCCGCCTACACCGTCTACATCCTGGGCCTCAACCTGATCCTGGCCGGCTTCTCCGACCAGGCGGTGACCGCCCTGGGACTGTACTACAAGTGGCAGACCTTCTACTTCATCCCGCTGGGAGCCATGCAGACCTGCATTGTGCCGGTGATCAGCTTCAACTACGCCGCCCGGAAAATCGCCCGCTGTCGCCAGACCCTGGCCACCGCCGTGGGCTTCGGGCTGGCGCTGATGGCGGTGGGCGCCTTCTTCTTCCTGACGGTGCCCGGGCCTCCTACTACCGGCACATCTCGGGCCAGCGGTGGGGCGACGCCCGGGACTACGCCCTGACGGTGGACGCCTCCATCGGGCCGGAGGCCGCCGCCGACCTCATCGTGCAGTACCTGCAAAGCCGCAGCGATCTGTGCTGACGGTCCCCATCAAACTCCATTTTTTCCAACCGGCAGAAGTTTCTGCCGGTTTTCTCTGTGTACAAAAGAAAGGATGACAAACAACCTCCTATGGATATCGTGTGGATTCTGGCCGAACAGATCGGCCTGTTCGTGATCTATATTGTGGTGGGCATCCTGCTGGTCAAGACCCGCGTGCTGACCCGGGATACCCTGGAAACCATCTCCCGCTTCGTGGTGAAGCTGGCCATGCCCGTCATGATCTTCACCAACACGGTGGATGGCGTGAACCGTTCGTCGCTGCTGAGTTCCCTCTCGCTGCTGGGCCTCACGGCGCTGCTCTACATCTGTACCTTTGTGATGGCCAGGCTGATGGCCGCCGCCTTCCGGCTCCAGGGCGACCGCGCCCAGGTCTACCGCGCCCTGACCATGTTCGGCAACGTGGGCTTCATGGGCATCCCCATCGTCTCCAGCATCTTCCCCGACTACGGCATGCTCTACATCGCCGTCTTCACCATCATCGACCAGATGGTGCTCTGGACGCTGGGCGTCAAGCTCACCACCCCCGGCGGCAAGGGCTCCTTTGACCCCAAAAAGATGATCAACCCCTGCACGGTGGCCATCGTGCTGTCGGTGGTGATGGTCCTCACCGGGCTGAAACTGCCGTCGCTGCTCAACACCGCCCTGGACAAAATCGGCGCCACCGCCACCCCGCTGGCCATGATTTATCTGGGCGGTGTCTTCGCCTGCATGAAGGTGGTGCGGTATCTGCGCATCCGGGAATACTACGGCATCGTGGCCATTAAAATGCTGCTCTTCCCGCTGGTCTTCTACTTCCTGCTGGGCTTCCTGCCCCTCAACCCCAACATCCATCTGACCATCTCCTTGCTGGCCTCCCTGCCCGCCATGTCCTCCATCGTCATGATGGCCCAGGCCTCCGGCTCGGAGGGGGACTACGCCATGGGCGGCATCCTGGTCACCACCGTCTGCTCCATCGTCACCATCCCGCTGGCCTGTCTGCTCATGCAGCTGATGGGCTGATCTTTCCCCCGTTTTTCACGCCCGCCGCCTGGGGTTTGCAGGCCGCGGGCTTTTTGTTTGCCCCGGGTTTTCCTGTGCCCGGCAAGTTCACAAAAAATCATCCTTTCTTGCAAATTCCCACCCCGTAAACGGCCGGATTTTCCGCTATAATGGGAACAATCGCAAAGGGAAAGGACGGCAGAACCATGCAAGCAACCAAACTACAGACCAATCACCTGACGAGCCCCCTGGGAATGGACGGCGGCCCGCTGTTTTTGTCCTGGCAATGCACTGATGGGCTGCGCCAGACCGCCTATGAAATCCGGCTGACCGCCGACGGCGCTCCCCTGTGGGAGAGCGGCAAGGTGGTCAGCCGCCGCATGCACGCCGAGGCCCCCGCCGTGACGGGGTCCCGGGTGCGCGGGGCCTGGCAGATCCGGCTGTGGGACGAGAACGACCAGCCCGGCCCCTGGAGCGAAGCCACCTTTGAAACAGGCCTGACTGCCGGGGACTGGCAGGGGCTGTGGGTGGACCCCGAGACCGAGCCGGTGGAGATTCCCGGCGACGACGCCATCAACGCCTTTGCCCGCCCCCGCCGGGAGCGCAAGCAGGCCGAGAAGGAGGCGGCCGGCAAGGGAGCGGCGGAGCCCTACCAGCCCCACCGCCCGGCCTCCTATCTGCGAAAAACCTTCACCGCCCCGGCAGGCCGCGGGCGGCTCTACATCACGGCCAAGGGGCTCTATGTGGCCTGGCTCAACGGCAAGCGGGTGGGCGACATGGTGCTGGCTCCCGGCAGTTTCACCGCCGACAAGCACCTGGGCGTCCAGACCTACGACGTGACCGACCTGCTGCAGGACGGTGAAAACGAGCTGCTCCTGGCCCTGGGGGACGGCTGGTACCGCAGCACCAGCGGCGTGGACGGCGACCGCAACCTCTTCGGCGATACCCTGGGGGTGCTCTTCCAGCTGGAGGTGGACGGCAAGGCGGTCTGTGTCTCCGACGAGGCCATGGAGGCCACCCAGCAGGGGCCCATCCGCCAGAACGATTTACAGCAGGGCGAGGTGTACGACGCCCGGCTGGAAGGGCCCCTCTCCGGCTGGCACGGGGTGCGCGCCTACCGGGATGCCCTGCCCCTCACCGGCATGAACACAGTGGCCATCCGGGAGCAGGAGGCCTTCCCCGGGCGGCTCTTCACCACCCCCAACGGGGAAACCGTGCTGGATTTCGGCCAGAACATGGCCGGGTATGTGGAGATGACCCTCACCGCCCACGCGGGACAGAAGGTGCTTCTGACCTGCGGGGAGACGCTGGACGAAAACGGCAACTTCACCCAGGAGAACTTCCAGGACCGGGCCCGCCACAAGGAGGGCGGCACCGCCCAGATGCTGGAACTGGTCTGCAAGGAGGGAGTGAACCACTGGAAGCCCAGCTTCACGATCATGGGCTTCCAGTACGCCAGGGTGGAGACCGACGCCGACCTGACGGAGGCCGTCTTCACCGCCCATGCGGTCTACTCCGACATGGCGGTGACCGGCTCCTTCACCTGCGGCAATGAGGCGGTGAACAAGCTGGTGGCCAACAGCATCTGGAGCCAGAAGGGCAACTTCTGCGACATTCCCACCGACTGCCCCACCCGGGAGCGGGCGGGCTGGACCGGGGACATGGGGGTCTTCATCGAGACCGGCCTGACGCTGATGGACTGCTACCCGGTGGTGGCCAAGTGGCTGGTGGAATGCCGCCTGAACCAGTACCCTGACGGCCGGATGGCCAACATTGCCCCGCCCAACAGCCGCCCCGGGTATATGACCCCCATGCTGTGCATGTCCGCCGGGTGGGGCGACGCGGCGATTCTCGTGCCCTACGCCCTCTACCAGCGCACCGGCGACCGCCGCATCCTGGCCGACAACTACGGGATGATGCAGCGGTGGTACGCCTTTCTGCTGGGCCGTGCCCAACAGACCACCGAAGAACAGCAGGGCGGTGAATACGCCAAGTATACGGTGCTCAACGGGCCGGACTACGGCGAGTGGTGCGAGCCGGGGGTGACCCCCATGCAGGCCATGGCCACCCCCCGCAAGAGCGTGGGCACGGCCTACCTGGCCTACTCGGGACGGCTGCTAGCCGAGATCGCAGCCGTGCTGGGCCACCAGGAGGACGCGAACCGGTACCGGGACACCGCCGATAAGGCGGCCAAGGCCTACCGGGCGGCCTTCACCGAAAACGGCACCATCCATTCGGACCGCCAGTGCGAGTATGTGCGGCCCATCGCCTTCGGCCTGCTGGACGAGGCGGAATGCCGGGCAGCCGCCGATACTCTCAACCGGATGGTGGTGGACAACGGCTACCATCTGAACACCGGCTTTCTCTCCACGCCCTACCTGTGCGGCGTGCTGGCCCGGTACGGCTACACCGACACCGCCTACCGGCTGCTGCTCCAGCCGGAGGCCCCGGGCTGGCTGTACGAGGTCGGCAAGAGCGCCAACACGGTGTGGGAGACCTGGACCGGCATCGACGCCGAGGGCAAGCCCCACGAATCGCTGAACCACTATTCCTATGAGCGTAATGAGCAGCGTCAGGGTTATCGTAGCGGTCACTACAACCGTAATCTCACTACCACTTCCGGAGATGTTATCCTCAGGGTTCCCAAGCTCAAGGGCATCTCTTTTGAAACCGCCATCATTGAGCGGTATCGCCGCCGCGAAAGCAGCGTAGAAGAAGCACTCATCGAGATGTACCTGGCAGGCGTATCCGTCCGGCGCGTGGAAGATATTACCGAGGCCCTGTGGGGCAGCAAGGTGTCGCCGTCTACCATTAGTGAGCTGAACAAGAAAGCGTATGTCCACATCGAGGATTGGCGGAACCGCCCTCTGCAAGGCGGACGGTATCCGTATGTCTACGTGGATGGAATCTACCTGCGCCGCAACTGGGGCGGAGAGTTTGAAAATGTAGCTATTCTGGTAGCCATTGCGGTCAACGAGGATGGCTACCGCGAGGTTCTTGGTGCAGCCGAGGGCATGAAAGAAGACAAGGCCAGTTGGGTCAATTTCTTTCAGTGGCTCCGCGGCCGTGGTTTGGATGGGGTTAAATTGGTGGTTGGTGACAAGTGCCTTGGGATGTTGGAGGCTGTGGGTGAAGTGTTCCCCGAGGCTAAATACCAACGGTGTACAGTCCACTTTTACCGGAATGTGTTTGCTGTTACACCGCGTTCCAAGGCAAAGCTGGTGGCCAAGATGCTCAAAGCGATCCACGCCCAGGAAAGTAAAAAAGCTGCTCGAGATAAAGCCAGAGCTGTGGTAGAAGAACTGCGCTCCATGAAGCTGAAAGAAGCGGCCAAGAAGGTGGAGGACGGCATTGAAGAAACGCTGACCTACTGCGATTTTCCCAGCGAACATTGGACTCGTATCCGCACCAACAACGTCATTGAACGGCTGAACCGGGAGATCCGCCGCCGCACTCGCGTGGTGGGTAGTTTTCCGGACGGCAATTCAGCCCTTATGCTGGTTTGTGCCCGGCTGCGCCATGTGGCTGGTACCCAGTGGGGCAACAAAAAGTACATGAACATGAAGCATCTGGAGGCAGCCTTTGAGGGCACCTCCATTGCCGGCTGACTTCATTTATTCCAGAGACTGCAAACTAAATTTGCGAAAGAATGTTGACACTACCTGTGGACAGGGCATTTCGTGTCCCTCCTTTCGCTAATTGGTGGATGGGGTGGCGTTTTACCACCTCATTTTGGGCAGAAAAAAAGCAGGATACCTTTTTCAGATTTCCTGCTCGGTGTGCCGCTGTGTGAGCAGCGGGTATTTAGTTGTAAAAGTTCGGGACAAGTTGACCCGATGTGTGTAGAATAGCAAACTGGGAGCTGTCTTCATAAATCAATATTTATATCATACTTATCATCAACAAGTACAATATTGGCATTATGCTTTTTTGCAAGTTCCGAAAACTGCACATTATCTTCTAAAACACTTTCCATAGTACACCAATCATCATCTATACGATTTTCTACAGCACTTGCGTATTTTTTTATATCGTCAAAATGATTTTTAATATAGTTTTCACTCATCACAAGACAATAAAATTT encodes the following:
- a CDS encoding AEC family transporter; translated protein: MDIVWILAEQIGLFVIYIVVGILLVKTRVLTRDTLETISRFVVKLAMPVMIFTNTVDGVNRSSLLSSLSLLGLTALLYICTFVMARLMAAAFRLQGDRAQVYRALTMFGNVGFMGIPIVSSIFPDYGMLYIAVFTIIDQMVLWTLGVKLTTPGGKGSFDPKKMINPCTVAIVLSVVMVLTGLKLPSLLNTALDKIGATATPLAMIYLGGVFACMKVVRYLRIREYYGIVAIKMLLFPLVFYFLLGFLPLNPNIHLTISLLASLPAMSSIVMMAQASGSEGDYAMGGILVTTVCSIVTIPLACLLMQLMG
- a CDS encoding IS256 family transposase, with product MAVTGSFTCGNEAVNKLVANSIWSQKGNFCDIPTDCPTRERAGWTGDMGVFIETGLTLMDCYPVVAKWLVECRLNQYPDGRMANIAPPNSRPGYMTPMLCMSAGWGDAAILVPYALYQRTGDRRILADNYGMMQRWYAFLLGRAQQTTEEQQGGEYAKYTVLNGPDYGEWCEPGVTPMQAMATPRKSVGTAYLAYSGRLLAEIAAVLGHQEDANRYRDTADKAAKAYRAAFTENGTIHSDRQCEYVRPIAFGLLDEAECRAAADTLNRMVVDNGYHLNTGFLSTPYLCGVLARYGYTDTAYRLLLQPEAPGWLYEVGKSANTVWETWTGIDAEGKPHESLNHYSYERNEQRQGYRSGHYNRNLTTTSGDVILRVPKLKGISFETAIIERYRRRESSVEEALIEMYLAGVSVRRVEDITEALWGSKVSPSTISELNKKAYVHIEDWRNRPLQGGRYPYVYVDGIYLRRNWGGEFENVAILVAIAVNEDGYREVLGAAEGMKEDKASWVNFFQWLRGRGLDGVKLVVGDKCLGMLEAVGEVFPEAKYQRCTVHFYRNVFAVTPRSKAKLVAKMLKAIHAQESKKAARDKARAVVEELRSMKLKEAAKKVEDGIEETLTYCDFPSEHWTRIRTNNVIERLNREIRRRTRVVGSFPDGNSALMLVCARLRHVAGTQWGNKKYMNMKHLEAAFEGTSIAG